GTTGGGCCAGCGGCTACCAAAGAAGACGTCGGTTGCCAGCTATTGTAAGTCCTAAAAAGGGAGTAGTTATCGTCAAAACCATACACGTCGGGAGCCTGGCCTCCGGGAGCCGGCGATCTTCGAGGAGTAGAGTTGGAAGGGCGGAGGGATGGCAGCGACGTGATGACTGGTCTTTGGGGGCGCTCGGAAGCCTCTTGATGCGACCGAGATTGGTCCGAAGACTGGTGAGACGGCACAGAACCGTAACGTGAATGGTTGTCTGCCATAGTGAACAAAAATCCAAGCGCACAAAAAGGTGCTTACATGTAGCTTGTCTCACAGACCGGGGAAGTGCTTGAGATTCGAGAGTCGATGATGGGGGCGCGCTTGTGCCAAAAGGCCGGAAGAGAAAGCTGAGAATGATGACGTCCCAAGAAATACAAGACGAGCCTTGAAGAATATTCCTCCAAAATCCGAGCAAGTAAGAATGGGATACAGAACTGTGTTGATTGGGGGACAATGAGGGAGAGCGGTGATGATGTTTTGTGGGTGCTTTTGCCTAGCAACCGGGCGACGAAAAGTCAACAACAGGTTGGGAAAGCCAGTGTCAAAAACAAAAGCGCAAGGTAAGGTAGACAGATGAACAAGCGGTAGGTATTCGGGTCGAAAGTTCAGATAGAAGGAGCGACTTGCCCTAAGACGGAAGGAACGTGGGAGGGGCGCGGGGGTTTAGGAAGGAGAGGCCCGCCTTGTTtaaggaagatgaaggagcGAAACGACATACACTGAAATAGCAGGTAGGTACTTACCTTGATACAAtgaggggggaaggaaggaatTAAGCAATCTTGATGAGTATGTGCGACTTTCCTTCCAGGCGGAAAACCGTCGCGAAGTTGTTTCTCGTGGACGAGGTCATGATACAGCACCTGTTACCCATCAGAATGGAGGCATATAGAGAGCGCCGCGGAGGCGGCAAGATTCATGATCCCTCCAACATGTCGCGAATGTGGCGAGCTTCCTTTCCCCATCCCGTCTTCATAGGCACCACCACAACATGCACGGCAACGCGATCCATCATGGTTAATAAAGGGTATGGTATGTCCATTACTCTAAGCTGCCTTAGTTGTCGTCTATATTTCTCAGCCCCGCAGAGCCTAATACTACTAGTTATATTGGTACGGTGCCGTGGCACATGAATTCGTTCGCTGTTCCCGTCATTACTCCCAAAACGCCTAGGCCATGCACATGCAGGCTCTTCCTTAATCAACGAACAGTAGACACTCGACATTGATATCACAGGTATCATGTAAAcacgtcgatgccggcagAAGTGAATACAAGGCATCAAACTccctcaccctcctccaaGAGACGTGGCTTCATCGTCCCGTACAATTCGCGCCTCGTCATTGTCTGGACCCCAAGGCCCGACCGGTCGTGAAACGTTCGCTtcgttgccgtcgccaacTTCGGCCGCCAACGGGGCTAGCAATTTACCGCAGGCGAGCCTTGGCATCTTGGACACCGCGGGCCATGACATCCTCGAGCCTCCAACGAGGAGGCTTGTAAACACCCTCCAAGCCGTTGGCCTTGCGCCACTCTTTCTCTGTTTCGGGGGTAACGCCTTCAGGGAGAGGCTCTTGACCACCAGCGATGCCGGTGGAGAATCTGATCTGGAGCTTGTCGGCGACTTCGTGAACGGCAGTGAGGAGTCTATCGAGGTCGTCCTTGTTGTGGGCGGAGGAGACGCAGAATCGGACACGCGAGCTAATAAGAGGCGTTGCGGGGTAACCGACAATGACGACGGAAATCTTGCGCTTGAGCATCTCGTGACTGAAGGCGGGCATCTTGCCAGGGTTGTAGAGCATGACGGGAATGATGGGGGAGTCATCGTGGCCGTAGACGATGAGGCCCAGACGCTTGAGACCGAGACGAAGGTAGCGGGAGTTGAAGGCAATACGTTCCAGACGCTCCGCACCCTGGCCGGGGCAGAGCTCGCCGGTAATGAGGCGAAGAGAGGCTAGAATCTGCATGAGGACCGAAGGCGCAGGCGACTCGCCCAAGATGGTCGCGGCGTTGGAGCTACGCAATTTGTCGATGATGCTTTTGTCTGCCGCAACGTAGCCACCGTTGGCACCGAAAGACTTGGTGAGGGTACCCATGAGGATGTCCACACGGGCGGGGTCGACGCCAAAGTAGTCGCAAACTCCACGGCCACGAGGGCCAACGGCGCCAATGCTGtgggcctcgtcgatgaagagATAGAACTTGTACTTGTCCTTGAGAGCCATGATACCGGGCAAATCGCACATGGTTCCCTCCATCGAGTACAagccctcgacggcgaccaggATCTTCTTCCAGGGGCGATGTGTGCGAGGCTGGCCCTGAGAGATGGCCTCACGGAGCTTGCgctcgagatcgacgacATCGTTGTGCTTGAAGGAGGAAATGACGGCACCAGAGAGTCGAGCACCGACTCTGATGGAGGCGTGGTTCAATTCGTCAGAGAGAATGAGGCAACCCTTGGACACGAGAGCGGGGAAGGAGCTGGCGTTGGTGACGAAGCCCATGGAGAAGACCATAGAGGCGGGCTTGCCCACGAAGCTGGCGATCTCCTTCTCAACCTCTAGAGCCAAGTCCGAGGTGCCGACATCAGCACGGGGGCTGCAGGTGCTAAGGGCGTATCTCTTGACGCATTCTTCAACAGCATCGGCACAGGGGCCTTCGGACTGGGCAAAGCCGAGATAGTTGTAGGAGCTCATATTCAGGGTCTCGGTGTGGGTGCCAGTGTAGTTGTAAGTGCGGTTGTAATCTCTCGACTCGCGATCCATGAGGGTTATGTAGCGGCCGGGGACGCCGGTAATGGGACGCGCGAAGCAGTCATCAATGCGCATCTTCA
The genomic region above belongs to Colletotrichum higginsianum IMI 349063 chromosome 2, whole genome shotgun sequence and contains:
- a CDS encoding Aminotransferase class I and II, with translation MPLNEKERRPSRSGNRLANFFTSPKGGKDKDHQTAQQALLAMQQQNISSTQITPSTISLPTISLSTATAGEPDTNEPPTTLYSPPSVVETEKKRRFDAQFGPLLHPSHRYVSKSNDGKPLDPPIIDEPPYYYVLTTYISYLILILFGHARDFFGKRFGEKKHYQALKPQNGYAPLNEDFDNFYVRRLKMRIDDCFARPITGVPGRYITLMDRESRDYNRTYNYTGTHTETLNMSSYNYLGFAQSEGPCADAVEECVKRYALSTCSPRADVGTSDLALEVEKEIASFVGKPASMVFSMGFVTNASSFPALVSKGCLILSDELNHASIRVGARLSGAVISSFKHNDVVDLERKLREAISQGQPRTHRPWKKILVAVEGLYSMEGTMCDLPGIMALKDKYKFYLFIDEAHSIGAVGPRGRGVCDYFGVDPARVDILMGTLTKSFGANGGYVAADKSIIDKLRSSNAATILGESPAPSVLMQILASLRLITGELCPGQGAERLERIAFNSRYLRLGLKRLGLIVYGHDDSPIIPVMLYNPGKMPAFSHEMLKRKISVVIVGYPATPLISSRVRFCVSSAHNKDDLDRLLTAVHEVADKLQIRFSTGIAGGQEPLPEGVTPETEKEWRKANGLEGVYKPPRWRLEDVMARGVQDAKARLR